In one window of Haliaeetus albicilla chromosome W, bHalAlb1.1, whole genome shotgun sequence DNA:
- the LOC138683573 gene encoding DNA excision repair protein ERCC-1-like codes for MSAPGRARAYDPRYGGGPGGEVEVVHAVHGWGSPPAPRTWRWSSGGGCTGRGWGQPRGRDPLPLLKPGAKSSSIVVSPRQRGNPVLKFICNVPWEFGDIVPDYVLGQITCALFLSLRYHHLNPGYIHDCLQHLGRSYRLQLLLLQVDVKDPHQALKELAKICILADCTLLVAWSPEEAGRYLETYKAYEQKPPDLLKEPVEQDFLSWMTDCLTSVKLVNKMDALSLLTTFGLLAAVVDASREDLSLCPGVRPQKAKWLFDVLHEPFLKVPK; via the exons ATGTCTG CTCCTGGTCGGGCCCGGGCCTACGACCCTCGCTATGGAGGCGGTCCCGGCGGGGAAGTGGAGGTGGTTCATGCTGTG CACGGCTGGggctcccccccagccccccgaaCCTGGCGGTGGTCCTCCGGGGGGGGCTGTACCgggagggggtgggggcagccccggggacgtgaccccctgcccctgctcaAACCGGGAGCCAAGAGCAGCAGCATCGTCGTCAGCCCGcggcag cGGGGCAACCCGGTCCTGAAGTTCATCTGCAACGTCCCCTGGGAGTTCGGCGACATCGTCCCTGACTATGTGCTGGGCCAGATCACCTGCGCCCTCTTCCTGAG cctgcggTACCACCACCTCAACCCTGGCTACATCCATGACTGTCTGCAGCACCTGGGCAGGAGCTacaggctgcagctgctgctgctccaggttGACGTG AAGGACCCGCACcaggcgctgaaggagctggcaAAGATCTGCATCCTGGCCGACTGCACCCTTCTGGTAGCCTGGAG ccccgaGGAGGCTGGGAGGTACCTGGAGACCTACAAGGCCTATGAGCAGAAGCCGCCTGACCTGCTGAAGGAGCCGGTGGAGCAGGATTTCCTCTCCTGG ATGACCGACTGCCTGACCAGTGTCAAGTTGGTGAACAAGATGGACGCGCTGAGTCTCCTCACCACCTTCGGG TTGCTGGCAGCTGTGGTGGACGCCTCCAGGGAGGATCTGTCCCTCTGCCCTGGCGTCAGACCCCAGAAA GCCAAGTGGCTCTTTGATGTCCTGCATGAGCCCTTCCTCAAGGTCCCCAAATGA